Below is a genomic region from Enterobacter hormaechei subsp. xiangfangensis.
CCAGTGGCGCTATGAGAAGCTCACCGCAAGGGAGTTGCTTTCTCCCCTCGCAGACGCATCGAAGTTTACCGGTCACCTGATTGATTTCAACGTCCGCGCCGAGCGTATGGGCTGGCTCCCTTCCGCGCCGCAGCTCAACCTCAACCCGCTGCACGTGAAAGCTCGCGCCGACGCCGCCGGGATGTCGCCGCAGGATTACACCGTACAGGCGTTAAAATCGGGTGATATTCGCTTCGCCTGCGAACAGCCGGACAACGGCAAGAACCACCCGCGCAACCTGTTCGTCTGGCGTTCTAACCTGCTCGGTTCGTCCGGGAAAGGCCATGAATACATGCTGAAATACCTGCTTGGCACCGAGAGCGGTATTCAGGGTGAGGATTTAGGCTCAACGGACGACGTGAAACCTGAAGAGGTGGAATGGCAAACCGCCGCCATTGAGGGCAAGCTGGATCTGCTGGTGACGCTTGATTTCCGTATGTCCAGCACCTGCCTGTTCTCGGATATCGTCCTGCCCACCGCCACCTGGTATGAAAAAGACGATATGAATACCTCGGACATGCATCCGTTTATTCACCCGCTCTCCGCCGCCGTTGACCCGGCGTGGGAGTCCCGCAGCGACTGGGAGATTTACAAGGGCATCGCCAAAGTCTTCTCTGAAGTGTGCGTCGGGCATCTTGGCACCGAAACTGACGTGGTGCTACAGCCGCTACAGCATGACTCCCCGGGGGAGCTGTCGCAGCCTTTTGATATTCTGGACTGGCGCAAAGGCGAGTGCGATCTGATCCCCGGCAAAACAGCGCCAAACATTGCAGTCGTCGAGCGCAACTATCCGGAAACCTACGAGCGCTTTACGGCGCTTGGCCCGCTGCTGGACACGCTCGGCAACGGCGGAAAAGGCATATCGTGGAACACCCAGAATGAGGTCGATTTCCTCGGCAAGCTCAACTACGTCAAGCTCGACGGCCCGGCCAAAGGCCGTCCGCGCATCGAGACCGCCATTGATGCTTCAGAGGTGATCCTCGCCCTTGCCCCGGAAACTAACGGTCAGGTCGCGGTCAAAGCCTGGGAAGCCCTCGGCGAACTGACCGGGCGCGATCACACCCATCTGGCGCTGAACAAAGAAGATGAGAAAATCCGCTTCCGCGATATTCAGGCGCAGCCGCGCAAAATTATCTCCAGCCCAACGTGGTCCGGCCTTGAGAGCGAGCACGTGTCGTATAACGCAGGCTATACCAACGTTCACGAGCTGATCCCGTGGCGCACGATTTCGGGCCGCCAGCAGCTGTATCAGGATCATGCCTGGATGCGCGCCTTCGGGGAGAGTCTGGTGGCCTATCGTCCACCGATTGACACCCGCAGCGTTACCCATATGCGCGAAATCCCGCCGAACGGATTCCCGGAAAAAGCGCTTAACTTCCTGACGCCGCACCAGAAATGGGGCATTCACTCCACCTACAGCGAAAACCTGCTGATGCAGACCCTGTCGCGCGGCGGGCCCATCGTCTGGATCAGCGAAACCGACGCGCGCGAGCTGGGCATTGAGGACAACGACTGGATTGAAGCCTTCAACGCCAACGGCGCCCTCACCGCCCGCGCGGTGGTCAGCCAGCGCGTGCCGCCGGGCATGACCATGATGTACCACGCTCAGGAGCGAATCCTGAACATTCCGGGTTCAGAAGTAACCGGACGGCGCGGCGGGATCCACAACTCGGTTACCCGTGTCTGCCCGAAACCGACCCACATGATCGGCGGCTACGCGCAGCTGGCGTACAGCTTCAACTATTACGGCACCGTCGGCTCGAACCGCGACGAGTTCATCATGATCCGCAAAATGAAAAACATTAACTGGCTGGACGGCGAAGGTCGGGATCAAGTACAGGAGGCGAAAAAATGAAAATACGCTCACAGGTTGGCATGGTACTGAATCTCGATAAATGCATTGGCTGCCACACCTGCTCGGTCACCTGTAAGAACGTCTGGACCGGGCGCGAAGGGATGGAGTACGCGTGGTTTAATAACGTCGAAACCAAACCCGGCATCGGCTATCCGAAAAACTGGGAAGATCAGGATGAGTGGCAAGGCGGCTGGATCCGCGGTATTCACGGCAAGCTGACCCCACGCCTCGGCGGGAAAATGGGCGTCCTGTCGAAAATTTTCGCCAACCCCGTGTTGCCGCAGATTGACGATTACTATGAACCTTTCACCTTCGATTACCAGGATCTGCACCGCGCCCCGGAGGGGGATCACCTCCCTACCGCCCGCCCACGTTCGCTGATCGACGGTAAGCGGATGGATAAGATCGTCTGGGGACCAAACTGGGAGGAGCTGCTGGGCGGCGAGTTCGAAAAACGCGCCCGCGATCGAAATTTTCAGAAGATCCAGAAAGAGATGTACGGCCAGTTCGAAAACACCTTCATGATGTACCTGCCGCGCCTGTGCGAGCACTGCCTGAACCCGAGCTGCGTCGCCACCTGCCCGAGCGGTGCGATTTACAAACGCGAAGAGGACGGCATTGTGCTGATCGACCAGGACAAATGCCGCGGCTGGCGTCTGTGCATTAGCGGCTGTCCGTACAAAAAAATCTACTTCAACTGGAAAAGCGGCAAGTCAGAGAAGTGCATCTTCTGCTATCCGCGCATCGAGTCCGGCCAGCCGACTGTCTGCTCGGAAACCTGCGTCGGACGCATCCGCTATCTCGGGGTGCTGCTGTATGACGCAGACCGCATTGAAGAGGCGGCCAGCACCGAGCATGAAACCGATCTGTATGAGCGCCAGTGCGACGTGTTCCTTAACCCGAACGATCCGGCGGTGATTGAAGAAGCCCTGAAGCAGGGCATCCCGCAGAACGTCATCGACGCAGCGCAGCGTTCCCCGGTTTACAAAATGGCGATGGACTGGAAGCTCGCCCTGCCGCTACACCCGGAATACCGCACCCTGCCGATGGTCTGGTATGTGCCGCCGCTGTCACCGATTCAGTCCTACGCGGACGCGGGTGGTCTGCCGCAGAGCGACGGCGTACTGCCTGCGGTAGAAAGCCTGCGCATCCCGGTGCAGTACCTGGCAAATATGCTCAGCGCGGGCGATACCGGCCCGGTGCTGCGCGCCCTGAAGCGCATGATGGCAATGCGTCACTACAAGCGCTCCCAGACCGTGGAAGGCGTGACCGATACCCGCGCCATTGAAGAGGTCGGCCTGACCGAAGCGCAGGTTGAAGAGATGTACCGCTATCTGGCGATTGCCAACTACGAAGACCGCTTCGTGATCCCCACCAGCCACCGCGAAATGGCACGCGACGCTTTCCCGGAGAAAAACGGCTGCGGCTTCACCTTCGGCGACGGCTGTCACGGCTCCGACACAAAATTCAACCTCTTCAACAGCAGCCGCATCGACGCGATCAACATCACCGAAGTGCGCGATCACGGGGAGGGAGAGTAATGCAAATCCTCAAAATCATCGCGCTGCTCATTGAGTATCCCGATGAGCTGCTGTGGGAAAACCGTGACGAAGCGCTTTCCCTGGTGGAACAGGATGCGCCCATGCTGCTGCCGTTTGCGCAGCAGCACCTGAGCGCCCCGCTGCTGGATAAGCAGGCCGAATGGTGTGAAGTCTTCGAGCGGGGACGCGCAACGTCGCTGCTGCTGTTCGAGCACGTTCACGCCGAGTCGCGCGATCGCGGTCAGGCGATGGTCGACCTGATGAGCCAGTATGAGAAAGCCGGGCTGGAGCTGGATTGCCGCGAGCTGCCGGACTATCTGCCGCTCTATCTGGAATATCTCAGTATCGTCAGCGACGACGAGGCACGTGAAGGGCTGCAAAACGTCGCGCCTATACTGGCGCTGATTGGAGGCCGCCTGAAACAGCGCGAGGTCGCGCATTACCAGCTGTTTGACGCCCTGCTGTCGCTGGCGGAAACACGGCTTTCCAGCGACAGCGTGGCGAAACAGGTATCCGGTGAAATACGGGATGATACCCGTCAGGCGCTGGACGCCGTGTGGGAAGAGGAACAGGTCAAGTTTATCGAAGACAACGCCACATCGTGCGACAGTTCGCCGATGCAGCAATATCAACGACGCTTTAGCCAGGACGTCGCGCCGCAGTACGTGGACGTCAGCGCCGGAGGCCCAAAATGACTCATTACCTGAACGTGTTTTTCTATGACATTTATCCGTACATCTGCGCCACCGTCTTTTTCCTTGGCAGCTGGCTGCGCTACGACTACGGGCAGTACACCTGGCGCGCCTCGTCGAGCCAGATGCTCAGCAAGCGCGGGATGAACTGGGCTTCGAACCTGTTTCATATCGGCATTCTGGGGATCTTCTTCGGGCACCTGTTCGGCATGTTAACCCCGCACTGGATGTACGCCTGGTTTTTACCCATCGCGGTTAAACAGCAGTTAGCCATGATTGCGGGGGGCATTTGCGGGGTGCTAACGCTGATTGGCGGCTCTATGCTGCTGATCCGCCGCCTGTTCAACCAGCGGGTACGTGCCACGTCCACCACGCCGGATATTATCATCATGAGTATCCTGCTGCTTCAGTGCATCCTTGGGCTGTCGACCATTCCTTTCTCCGCCCAGTATCCTGACGGAAGCGAGATGATGAAGCTGGTCGGCTGGGCGCAGGGGATCGTGACGTTCAAGGGAGGCTCGTCGGAAATGCTGAGCGGCGTCGCGCCGATCTTCCGCGTGCATCTGGTGCTGGGGATGACGATCTTCCTTATCTTCCCGTTCACCCGCCTGGTGCACGTGTGGAGCGCGCCGTTTGAGTATTTTACCCGTCGCTATCAGGTTGTGAGATCGCGCCGTTAATTTTGTCGGGTGGCGGCTACGCCTTATTCCACCTACGTTCACACTCCCGTAGGCCCGGTAAGGCGTAGCCGCCACCGGGCTATTTCCCCGCCTGCGGATGCGTATCAAACCCCGCCATCACGGCCGTCAGCTCTGCCAGGGTAAAGCCGTGCTTCGGGTCATCAACGCCCAGGCCAAACCGCGCCTGCATCAGCTGATACAGCGCCTCCGCATCCGGCAAATGGATCTGCTCTTCCACATGACCGTTCTGCCAGTGGGTAAAATTAAAGTTGGTCAGCGTTAGCTTGCCCCCGTCCGGCAGGTGGCGACACATCAGCAGGTGATGACGGAAATGGGACTGCGGCCAGTGCGCCGACCAGAAGTTTCCCATCACGTAATCGTTGAAGTACTGGGTCGCCAGGTCAAAATGGTACATCGACTGCCAGTGGTCGTGATGGCGGAATTGCAGTATCCAGTCGTTACCCTCGCTCAGCAAACGATAACGCCCGTGCGGGGTTTCCTGTTCCTCGTTGGCGATCAAACGAATCGGCGCCGTCAGCGTTTGTCCGCCAAATCCCACATCGGCGATCCAGCGCTCGCCGTTCAGCTCAACCAGCAGCAACCGGTGCGTACGCGGCGGCATCTGCGACGGATTGGCCAGCACAACCCGCCCCAGCACGCTGCGCACCGTAAACCCGACTTCGCGCAATACCCGCTCAAACAAGCCGTTTTGCTCGAAGCAATACCCCCCTCGACGTGCGGTGACCAGTTTATCCACCAGACACCCGTCGTCCAGATGGATTTCCCGCGGCAAAACGACGTCGATATTTTCGAAGGGGATCGCGCAGTTATGGTGTAAATGCAGCCCCCGCAGGGTATCGATATTAACCTGTACGGGCTGCTGCCAGCCCGTGCGGGCAAAATAAGCACTCAGAAATGGGGACATGATTTGCTCCAGGAGGTGATATCCCCTGTTTATAAACTATTTTCCCTTTTGCATATGCGTAAAAGTGCTTTTTCGTCATACTCATCGTGTACACGAGGAGATCCTATGAGCCACTTTCGCCCTGTTGAATTACGTCACGCCAGCCGCCTTCTGAATCACGGTCCAACCGTGCTCATCACCAGCCGGGATGAGACCATCGATCGTCGCAATGTCATGGCCGCCGCATGGTCTATGCCGGTGGAATTTGAACCCCCGCGTATCGCGATTGTGGTAGACAAAAGCGCGTGGTCACGGGAGTTGATCGAACGCAGCGGGAAATTCGGCATTGTGATCCCCGGCGTGGCGGCAGCCAACTGGACCTGGGCGGTCGGCAGCGTCAGCGGGCGCGACGAGGATAAATTTAACTGCTACGGGATCCCGGTTATTTATGGCCCTGAGCTTGACCTGCCGGTTATAGAAGAGAAATGTCTGGCTTGGATGGAGTGCCGGTTATTACCTGTCACCTCTGCGGCAGAGAAATATGACACTCTGTTTGGCGAAGTGGTTTCCGCCGCGGCGGATGAACGCGCATTTGTCGCCGGACGCTGGCAGTTTGACGGGGATAAGCTGAATACGCTGCATCATCTGGGAGCGGGTACGTTTGTCGCGAGCGGGAAAATGGTGAAGGCGCTGGAATGATTTTTTAATTATACCCATATGAATTATATAAAATTTCAATGGCATTTTATGTTTATCATGACGATGTTAAACGGAGGATATTTCAGAAGCTGTTGTATAAACAATCTTTCGTAAAGGAAATATCCATGTCATGGAACAAAGATGGCGCAATATCATATGCGAAATCACACGCGCAGCCCAGCAGCACGGGTAATTGTGCTCGTTACGTAACAGAAGCGATCAGAGCGGGTGGTCGATTAAAACTCCCCAACACGCGTCTGGCAAAAGATATGGGGCGCACATTAGTCAATGCAGGCTTTCACAGGGTATATGATCAACCCCATGCTGGTGACGTCGCAGTTATCCAAAATATAGTTGGTCATGATAGCGGTCACGTTTGTATATACGATGGTCAACAGTGGATCAGCGATTTTGTGCAACGCACCATGTATCCTGGGCAGGCTTACCGCAACATACAACCTCATTACGAACTGTTCAGGCATGATTAATGAAACCACTCTACTTTTTACTTTTCGCCCTGTCTCCGCTCGCGGCCGCAGAAAATATTTATGCACCGGGTCAGGCGGCACTTAAATTCAATCAATGGTATATAGCGCAGTTAGATCAGAACAAACCACCCGTACTCAATCCAGACATTATGAACGAGTACGTAGCCTCAGGGACCATTGCAGCAATTAAAGAAATGTACTCTGGCGACAGTAACGATAAAGATATGCCCGATGCGGATATGTTTATCAAAGCGCAGGACTGGGATGATGACTGGAATCAGATAACCGTCTTACATTCTGATTTTGACGCCGTATGCACAAACGTCTATGTCGCATTTGGTAAGAAGCAAGATCATGTTATTGCAGATTGTCTCGTTGAAGAGCAAGGAAAATGGAAAGTGCGATCGGCGACGCTAATTAAGTAACAGGCATAAACTCCCTGTCGCAATAATAAAGACACATGGTAGCCAAATGACTACCATGTGCAATTAATTAACTCTTCACACGCTTCGCAATAATCTCATCCGCCACATTCCGCGGAGCTTCCGCAAAATGATGGAATTCCATCGTATACGTCGCGCGCCCCTGGGACATCGAGCGCAGCGTGGTGGCATAACCAAACATCTCAGCCAGCGGGACGTCAGCGCGAATAATCTGGCTGCCGTACTGCTCTGCCATCCCCTGCACCAGGCCGCGACGGGAGGAGAGATCGCCCATAATGTTCCCGGCATACTCTTCCGGCGTTTCCACCTCAACGTGCATGACCGGCTCAAGAATAACCGGGTCCGCCCGCCGTGCGCCCTCTTTGAAGCCGAGGATCGCCGCCATGCGGAAGGCCATCTCCGAGGAGTCAACGTCATGGTAAGAACCAAACGTCAGGGTCGCTTTCACATCCACCACCGGATAGCCCGCCAGCACACCCGTATTCATGGCTTCTCGCAACCCTTTTTCCACCGACGGGATGTACTCCCGCGGCACCACCCCGCCTTTGGTGGCATCTTCAAACACAAAACCACTCCCGGCTGCTAACGGCTCAAGGCTCAGGACCACATGACCGTACTGCCCTTTCCCGCCGGACTGTCGGACAAATTTACCTTCTATATCTTTCACCGCTTTACGCAGGGTTTCACGGTAGGTGACCTGCGGACGACCAATGTTCGCCTCAACGCCAAACTCGCGCTTCATGCGGTCGACGATGATCTCCAGATGCAGCTCGCCCATCCCGGAGATAATCGTCTGACCGGACTCTTCGTCCGTGTGCAGGCGGAACGACGGATCTTCCGCCGCCAGGCGCTGTAGGGCGATCCCCATTTTCTCCTGATCGGCCTTGGTTTTCGGCTCAATCGCCAACGAAATAACCGGATCCGGGAACTCCATCCGTTCAAGGGTGATCACCGCATTCGGGTCGGTCAGCGTGTCACCGGTGGTGACGTCTTTCAGCCCGACACAGGCTGCGATATCCCCTGCGCGCAGCTCGTCCACCTCATGGCGATCGTTGGCATGCATCAGCACGATGCGCCCGATACGCTCTTTCTTGCCCTTCACCGGGTTGTACACCGCGTCGCCTTTACGCAGTATGCCGGAATAGACGCGGATGAAGGTCAACTGGCCGACGTACGGATCGCTCATCAGCTTGAAGGCCAGCGCCGAGAACGGTTCATCATCGCTTGGGTGGCGCTCGGCGTGCTGTCCGTCTTCGTCTACCCCATCAATAGCGGGCACGTCCAGTGGAGACGGCATCAATTCAATCACCGCGTCGAGCATGCGCTGCACGCCCTTGTTCTTGAAAGCGCTGCCGCACAGCATGGGCTGTATTTCACCGGAGATAGTCCGGATCCGCAGTCCTTTGATGATTTCCGCTTCATCCAGTTCCCCCGTCTCAAGATACTTATCCATAAGCTCATCGCTGGCTTCTGCCGCAGACGAGACCATTTTTTCTCGCCACGTCTGGGCGGTACTCAGCAGATCGTCAGGCACCGGCGCGTAGCTAAATGCCATGCCCTGCGTCGCATCGTCCCACAGAATGGTGCGCATCTTGATGAGATCCACCACGCCGGTGAAGTGTTCTTCTGCCCCCACGGGGATCACAATCGGGACAGGATTGGCTTTCAGCCGCTCCTGCATCATCCGCACCACGCGGAAGAAATCTGCGCCCGGGCGGTCCATTTTGTTGACGAATGCCAGACGCGGAACATGATATTTATTCGCCTGACGCCAGACGGTTTCCGACTGCGGCTGCACGCCACCGACGGAGTCATAGACCATTACCGCGCCGTCGAGCACACGCATGGAACGTTCCACCTCAATGGTGAAATCCACGTGCCCGGGGGTGTCGATAATATTGATGCGGTGCGGTTCAAAGCCTCTGTCCATACCAGGCCAGAAACAGCTTACCGCCGCCGACGTAATGGTGATCCCGCGCTCCTGCTCCTGCGCCATCCAGTCGGTGGTTGCCGCGCCATCGTGTACTTCACCCAGCTTGTGGCTCATCCCGGTGTAAAACAGGATGCGCTCAGTGGTGGTTGTTTTGCCGGCATCGATATGCGCGGAGATACCGATGTTGCGATAACGTTCGAGTGGAATGGGTCGGGGCATGATATTTCCTTAAGTCTTCAAGACTGGTTTGTGACGACCGGGATGGTCGCGTATACGTTCGTTTGTTATAATAGTCCTATTGTACGAGTATTATCGAACTATTTTTTAACGGTTGACCTATTGTTGATATAGCTCAATCTCACGCGAGACGCAGGAAAACGATGATCCCAAACCACCCGGAACCTGAACAAATAGTGTTG
It encodes:
- the narI gene encoding respiratory nitrate reductase subunit gamma, with amino-acid sequence MTHYLNVFFYDIYPYICATVFFLGSWLRYDYGQYTWRASSSQMLSKRGMNWASNLFHIGILGIFFGHLFGMLTPHWMYAWFLPIAVKQQLAMIAGGICGVLTLIGGSMLLIRRLFNQRVRATSTTPDIIIMSILLLQCILGLSTIPFSAQYPDGSEMMKLVGWAQGIVTFKGGSSEMLSGVAPIFRVHLVLGMTIFLIFPFTRLVHVWSAPFEYFTRRYQVVRSRR
- the narW gene encoding nitrate reductase molybdenum cofactor assembly chaperone, translating into MQILKIIALLIEYPDELLWENRDEALSLVEQDAPMLLPFAQQHLSAPLLDKQAEWCEVFERGRATSLLLFEHVHAESRDRGQAMVDLMSQYEKAGLELDCRELPDYLPLYLEYLSIVSDDEAREGLQNVAPILALIGGRLKQREVAHYQLFDALLSLAETRLSSDSVAKQVSGEIRDDTRQALDAVWEEEQVKFIEDNATSCDSSPMQQYQRRFSQDVAPQYVDVSAGGPK
- a CDS encoding nitrate reductase subunit alpha translates to MSKLLDRFRYFKTKGDSFADGHGQVYHTNRDWEDSYRQRWQFDKIVRSTHGVNCTGSCSWKIYVKNGLVTWETQQTDYPRTRPDLPNHEPRGCPRGASYSWYLYSANRLKYPLVRRRLIELWREALAQHTDPVLAWDAIQNDPQKAQSYRKARGKGGFIRSNWKELNQLIAAANVWTIKNYGPDRVAGFSPIPAMSMVSYAAGTRYLSLLGGTCLSFYDWYCDLPPASPMTWGEQTDVPESADWYNSSYIIAWGSNVPQTRTPDAHFFTEVRYKGTKTVAITPDFSEVAKLSDQWLAPKQGTDSALAMAMGHVILKEFHLDNPSDYFLNYCRRYTDMPMLVLLDEQADGRVVPGRMLRASDLADGLGETNNPEWKTIAFDVAGNLVAPNGSIGFRWGEKGKWNLESLAAGQETELTLSLLITHDSVADVAFPYFGGNENPHFRSVKQEPVLTRRVPSKTLTLADGSQRRVVSVYDLVLANYGLDRGLEDSNAATNYAEIKAYTPAWGEQITGVPAYLIEKIAREFADTAHKTHGRSMIILGAGVNHWYHMDMNYRGMINMLVFCGCVGQSGGGWSHYVGQEKLRPQTGWLPLAFALDWNRPPRQMNSTSYFYNHASQWRYEKLTARELLSPLADASKFTGHLIDFNVRAERMGWLPSAPQLNLNPLHVKARADAAGMSPQDYTVQALKSGDIRFACEQPDNGKNHPRNLFVWRSNLLGSSGKGHEYMLKYLLGTESGIQGEDLGSTDDVKPEEVEWQTAAIEGKLDLLVTLDFRMSSTCLFSDIVLPTATWYEKDDMNTSDMHPFIHPLSAAVDPAWESRSDWEIYKGIAKVFSEVCVGHLGTETDVVLQPLQHDSPGELSQPFDILDWRKGECDLIPGKTAPNIAVVERNYPETYERFTALGPLLDTLGNGGKGISWNTQNEVDFLGKLNYVKLDGPAKGRPRIETAIDASEVILALAPETNGQVAVKAWEALGELTGRDHTHLALNKEDEKIRFRDIQAQPRKIISSPTWSGLESEHVSYNAGYTNVHELIPWRTISGRQQLYQDHAWMRAFGESLVAYRPPIDTRSVTHMREIPPNGFPEKALNFLTPHQKWGIHSTYSENLLMQTLSRGGPIVWISETDARELGIEDNDWIEAFNANGALTARAVVSQRVPPGMTMMYHAQERILNIPGSEVTGRRGGIHNSVTRVCPKPTHMIGGYAQLAYSFNYYGTVGSNRDEFIMIRKMKNINWLDGEGRDQVQEAKK
- a CDS encoding flavin reductase family protein; the encoded protein is MSHFRPVELRHASRLLNHGPTVLITSRDETIDRRNVMAAAWSMPVEFEPPRIAIVVDKSAWSRELIERSGKFGIVIPGVAAANWTWAVGSVSGRDEDKFNCYGIPVIYGPELDLPVIEEKCLAWMECRLLPVTSAAEKYDTLFGEVVSAAADERAFVAGRWQFDGDKLNTLHHLGAGTFVASGKMVKALE
- the nhoA gene encoding N-hydroxyarylamine O-acetyltransferase is translated as MSPFLSAYFARTGWQQPVQVNIDTLRGLHLHHNCAIPFENIDVVLPREIHLDDGCLVDKLVTARRGGYCFEQNGLFERVLREVGFTVRSVLGRVVLANPSQMPPRTHRLLLVELNGERWIADVGFGGQTLTAPIRLIANEEQETPHGRYRLLSEGNDWILQFRHHDHWQSMYHFDLATQYFNDYVMGNFWSAHWPQSHFRHHLLMCRHLPDGGKLTLTNFNFTHWQNGHVEEQIHLPDAEALYQLMQARFGLGVDDPKHGFTLAELTAVMAGFDTHPQAGK
- the narH gene encoding nitrate reductase subunit beta, whose product is MKIRSQVGMVLNLDKCIGCHTCSVTCKNVWTGREGMEYAWFNNVETKPGIGYPKNWEDQDEWQGGWIRGIHGKLTPRLGGKMGVLSKIFANPVLPQIDDYYEPFTFDYQDLHRAPEGDHLPTARPRSLIDGKRMDKIVWGPNWEELLGGEFEKRARDRNFQKIQKEMYGQFENTFMMYLPRLCEHCLNPSCVATCPSGAIYKREEDGIVLIDQDKCRGWRLCISGCPYKKIYFNWKSGKSEKCIFCYPRIESGQPTVCSETCVGRIRYLGVLLYDADRIEEAASTEHETDLYERQCDVFLNPNDPAVIEEALKQGIPQNVIDAAQRSPVYKMAMDWKLALPLHPEYRTLPMVWYVPPLSPIQSYADAGGLPQSDGVLPAVESLRIPVQYLANMLSAGDTGPVLRALKRMMAMRHYKRSQTVEGVTDTRAIEEVGLTEAQVEEMYRYLAIANYEDRFVIPTSHREMARDAFPEKNGCGFTFGDGCHGSDTKFNLFNSSRIDAINITEVRDHGEGE
- a CDS encoding DUF3828 domain-containing protein encodes the protein MKPLYFLLFALSPLAAAENIYAPGQAALKFNQWYIAQLDQNKPPVLNPDIMNEYVASGTIAAIKEMYSGDSNDKDMPDADMFIKAQDWDDDWNQITVLHSDFDAVCTNVYVAFGKKQDHVIADCLVEEQGKWKVRSATLIK
- the fusA gene encoding elongation factor G, which encodes MPRPIPLERYRNIGISAHIDAGKTTTTERILFYTGMSHKLGEVHDGAATTDWMAQEQERGITITSAAVSCFWPGMDRGFEPHRINIIDTPGHVDFTIEVERSMRVLDGAVMVYDSVGGVQPQSETVWRQANKYHVPRLAFVNKMDRPGADFFRVVRMMQERLKANPVPIVIPVGAEEHFTGVVDLIKMRTILWDDATQGMAFSYAPVPDDLLSTAQTWREKMVSSAAEASDELMDKYLETGELDEAEIIKGLRIRTISGEIQPMLCGSAFKNKGVQRMLDAVIELMPSPLDVPAIDGVDEDGQHAERHPSDDEPFSALAFKLMSDPYVGQLTFIRVYSGILRKGDAVYNPVKGKKERIGRIVLMHANDRHEVDELRAGDIAACVGLKDVTTGDTLTDPNAVITLERMEFPDPVISLAIEPKTKADQEKMGIALQRLAAEDPSFRLHTDEESGQTIISGMGELHLEIIVDRMKREFGVEANIGRPQVTYRETLRKAVKDIEGKFVRQSGGKGQYGHVVLSLEPLAAGSGFVFEDATKGGVVPREYIPSVEKGLREAMNTGVLAGYPVVDVKATLTFGSYHDVDSSEMAFRMAAILGFKEGARRADPVILEPVMHVEVETPEEYAGNIMGDLSSRRGLVQGMAEQYGSQIIRADVPLAEMFGYATTLRSMSQGRATYTMEFHHFAEAPRNVADEIIAKRVKS